A stretch of DNA from Pygocentrus nattereri isolate fPygNat1 chromosome 14, fPygNat1.pri, whole genome shotgun sequence:
atagatagatagatagatagatagatagaatagatagatagatagaacagatagatagatagatagatagatagatagaacagatagaacagatagatagatagatagatagatagatagatagatagaacagatagaacagatagatagatagatagatagatagaacagatagatagatagatagatagatagatagatagatagatagatagatagaatagatagatagatagatagatagatagatagatagatagaacagatagatagatagatagatagatagatagatagatagatagatagaacagatagatagatagatagatagatagatagatagatagatagaacagatagatagatagatagatagatagatagatagatagataggatacatttaaatatacatttattaattaccaaaacaaaaatatatttaaaaagagcTTTAAAAATGCCTAAAAACGAGCAAATAAAAAACGTGCGCTCGGAATGCTTAAAAACTATTGAACAAAGTGTTTAAAATCACTAAAAAGTGCTTAAAAACAGCCGAACTGTATCAGCCCGTTCTTTCAGAACCAGTCGTTTTGACTCTGTTACAGTAAATTATCGGGATTCATCCTCCGCCGAAAATTGCTGGAATAAACTGACCTGACTTTGTCTCGGTCCGTCTCGGTCTGTCTCAGTTTATCTGAGTTGGTCCCGCCGCTCTGATTAACAGAGCTTGGATAACGTCTTTAAATGCTGACTCAGCACTAATTCTCTATCAGTGTATTTAACATAATCTAACATCACAGATTTGGATTAGTGATCCAGACAGAGTGACAACCGGCGCGGGTTTCCTACCTTCCACTAAAGCTGCACACGTCTGCTGAACAACACGAGAGGAAACACGCGGTTTGTATAAACTGCAGTAATCCGCCTCCTTTCGGCGACATCTCAGCGAAACAGAGGGTCTCTGAGTTGGAAAGTGAGGCTACACATTATTCTGTACTGCATCTGTTCAGGAGCGCTGAGATGAGCTGCACCGCGTCGACTCAGCGAAGAACTAACTCTACAGGCCAAGGAGGGGGCTTTAACACTTTCCCCTCAGGGGGAGGTTAGGGGGTCGACTCCACCCTCACTCGGTGTAATTTATGAGGTTAACACATGGGCTCGCGATCCTCAATCCCACCCCTGCTGTTCTCCCAAACAGATACAGGATTGGAcatgatgtaatattttaaatgatcgATTTCCTCGCTTGTAACTAAAAACAGGTTATTGAAAACCACAACTTTAACATCTTCGAACAGGGCACCAGTCAGCTGGGCTCTCGAGATGCGGTggattttaaaatgatgcacTGGCTAAAAGACCTTTGTAAATGCGGGGCGGAACAggtacggagccccgctggtggcatcctgtataaataaaaaataatgcgtggccacgtcttagtaaagcgtgggaacgagacAATTAAGTCGCggtcacgacttagtaaagcgtggccACGAGATAATAATACGTGGCCATGGCTTTGTAAGCcgtgatcttgttcccacaccttactgagTCATGGCCACGACCTAATCACCTCATTCCAACGCCTTAGGTCGGGACCACGCATTAGGATGTCGTTCCCACGCattactttatttatacaggatgtcatcagcggggctccgtaacgggggaggggggggggggggtaacaAAGACCAACGCTATTAAACTGAGGTGTTCCACTTCACCTGAACTCACCCGGGGGCGATAGCTAAATATGACCGTTACCTCTAAACTGAACCCATTCGCGACCAACTACGATGTTtagtgaaataaagaaaataacacagaacctttttctgGTTGGTCTGCAGCTACTAAATTTTGCATAGTTGCACTGTTAGCCAAAAAGACAGCAGTGGAACATGCATAGATTAATTtattcaaaggttctttgaggaaccatatacaacaggCAAAGGGAACGGTTTTATTTAGAGCCATGAGCTCTATGTATGATAATTTCATgatcatgcttaaatggttcttcagattgatggagggagaatatgctgtatatggttctatatagaacatttttaaaatcgcTTTTAAATAGCACCAAtatgggttctgctattgtgacgatgtcaagcttgtaacaaaacTTCTTCAAAagaggttctatacagaaccatatgcaacacattccccatcagtctgaagaacttcTGCACTaggcaaaaaacatttaagcataaaatgattctacatggaaccattccctttactaaaccATTTAACCGTTCAAACTGTGCATTACTCAaacttttaaatggttcttcgacTTGTGATCGCTCTATACACAACGTTGCCTTGACTAAACAGCCAACGAAGAACCTGAACAGAACCTGTTAAAGGATGTACAGCTTGGATGAACATCTGAAGAACTTCgcattttatgacatttatttctCGCACTTTTGCTCTGAATCGAGTTTCCAGCTGCTCTGTTAAAATCGGGTGTGGTTTAAATCGGGTTTAAATCTGATCTTGTAGAGACTGTTTAACCGATTTTAACAATAATTCTGCAGGTTTATGCTCAGACAAGAGCTTAGGGACCAGAGGACATGGAAAAGTTTACATGTGGACATTAACGGGTTAAACGTCTGGACAAACAGACGCGTTGAGTTCAGACGTCGTGTTGATCGCTGTATCTTTTCCAGCCGGAGAAGGTTCTGGAGTCGCTGGAACCTTTCTACCCTTCATCCGATGATGGTTAGTCTATACTGGAGCGCGCTATAAGTTGACATGACCGCCTTTAACCGCTCGTTTTCGGTTTCAGTCACGACTGCTGGCAGGGAGACGCTGATCCAGCGCTGGGCCTGGAACGGACGGAGGCCTGCTCGCCTTTTGGAGCTGTCGGCTGGCAGATCGCTCTGTAACAAGGTCATGGCGACATCTTGTGGATTTCTGTGGTTTTTCTACACCTGTCTGGGAAGCATGTCTGGAAACAATTCTTTCAACCGCAGGATCGTCTGTACTCTGACTGACCGGCGAGGAGCGCTTCCCGTGAAGGACACCAGCCCGCGCGCTCAGCTGCTCAGCTGCTCGTGCTCTGAAGCTAAAGCAGGTTTTTAAAGACCTCTGTAAACGCAAAGTTTTCCTGTGAAAACTCAGCCCGACGTTTCGTTAAATATCGCCCAGGATCCATCCGTTCCAGGGTTTCCTTTATCCAAAAAAAGCCCACCGCGTTTTTGGAGCCCGGTGTCCGTTTCTCTAGATTACTGTGCATTTCAGACCCTATAAACTATGAATTACTCGTAAATTTCGTGCCgtattaaatttaaaaagaaataacgAGCCACGCTGCAACGCtggaaagctttttttttctttttttttaataataaaagtcctcgttaattttattatttcttttttttgcagcgAGAAAAACTGAGATACgcataaacaaaacagcaacagaAGGCGCAGCTCGCGTTCATGTCAGAGATATAAAGGATCTTATATTTTCTCCTCttcatttgattatttttttctgctgaagtTCAGGATGTAGGTGACCTTCAGCTACAGACTAACAAACTACTTCAGCACAATGTTTCATTCCAACCGCGTATAAACGCACTGACTTCACTGATTACACACCTCGCATACATTAAGGCGCGTGTTTACTCCGGGATTATTGGGACGCTCAGCTAATACTTCTGACGCCTTCGTTTTAAGCCAAcggttaaaaataaattataataatacagAAACAAAGCGATATAATAATCAGTAAAAATGTAGTGACACTATAATGAAGCGATTAACACTTTGcggcagataaaaaaaaattgccgtttttaatgttttttaaattattttgtatttatttattcatttatttatgcgTTTATTTATTGCGAATCTCCTACAACacaataaggaaaaaaaataaaatgctactgTGCGCCAAACAAGAACGACGACGGACCTCAGCGTCCGTCTTAAAATACAGCGACAGCTTCATTGAATTTAAttgcaaactggctgaactaAATAAAGCAAACCACGGCCCAACTGCAGCAAGGCCTTCATTAAAATTCACTGCATAGCAACAGTCAAACATTCGGCCAAATGCAGATCTCAGCGCATTTTTCTTTCCCTTAAAGCTACACCGAAAGAAAAATGTCACTAACGTGCGCTGAAAGGCTGGACAGGTCCAGGAAATCCAACACGTTCGCATTAAATATCtgggccacacacacacatttgtatttatattcgTATTTTTACTCTGTGCTTTAATACAGACAATGTTAGACCTTCAAATATACACAACAGTACAATAAAGAACAATAGCAGATAATAATAGAGGAACCGTCCGGGTCCTCTGAATAAAAGGTGCTGGAAGCTGAAAGAGTGTTATCAGCGATCTGGGCCTACAGTCATTACAGCTGACCACGGcgtttaggaaaaaaaaaaacaattacacaaTTAATTGCTGCTGCACATTACACAAAACCTCGGaaagtacaaaaataaatttcattttcatagaaAATACGAAGGGAAATGTATATGCAGACTATTCTTTTTGTTACATATATACACGATTGCGAGACAcactgtacagttacagactaagAAAGGATAGAAACGAGATTGTTGGTTAGATAATACCGTTTCAGAGCTAATCTACATCAGGCCATCATCTCATCATCTCTTTTCCCTGAAGAAGCCTTTGTCTGTGGAGCTCTCTTTGATGGTTACAGTCAGAGAGTTACTGGTGATGTCCGTCACGATCACCTTCTCCATGTTCCTCAGACATGGGCTCCACGACTCTCCTGCTTCCTCCTCCACGTCCAGCGGCTCCGGAGACAGCGCGTCATCGTCGTCGGCCGGATCACTGGATCTATACAGGCTGTTTCTGGAAAGGTGCCTGTGAACGTCCCCGCTGCGAAACTGCTGCGTTAGCTGCATAAGGCCGTAGGCAGAGGTCTCCCCCATTTTAGCGTGGCTCAGAGAAAAGCGCTCATCTGCTCTCCTGTGAAAGGACTCATGGGATGCACAACCGCCAGCGCTGACAGGGAAACGCAGCTTTGGTTTCGGTCCTCTCTTTTTGGGCACGTTAAAGAAGTCCACGGGGCCCTGAACAGGCCGAGCTTTCCTCTCCGGCTCCGGGGGGCGAACTCGAACGCTTTCGCCCCTGTTCACGGTGCTGGGGGGAAAGATGGTGGGCACGACCGTCCGAAGACCTTCACGCGCACGGGGAGTGACCACGGGCTCCGCCACGGGGAAGGACACTCGGATCTCTCTGGACATCTCTCTTCTAAATTCGTAATTTTTGGCACTGGCTTTAGCTTTTGCCTGAAATGATGATTGAAGAAAAGATCAGCGCATGCGCCCTGTTACTGTGACCCGCGTTTATTTGAATACAACGCATAAAGATTCTGATAAGCACTGAAAATGAATCACTTTATAATTGGGTGCGTGACAAGTCTGTACACCTGGCCATAAAATAAACCTCTCACAAACTAACTTCAGACAGCGAACGGATCGTGGGCTTCAGAGAGTTAGACAGATTTTAACGAGCCCACTGTAATAACGGGAGCACCGAGCTCCACTCGCCCACCTTTAACAAGAAAGTCTCCGGTTTCGGCCCCCTCTTTTTCGGCCCGTACAGTTCCCTCTCGCGCTCTCTGTAACGAAAAGCGAGAAGTGTAAGAAGCCCGCAGCAAATCTGACCGGGACAAGCAGTTACAGTATGAAAAAAGGTAAATCCAGTGGATGTTCGTGTGTCGAAGGTGCACGAACCTCTCCTCAAAAGCAGCGAAGAGACGCTCGTCGAGAATATTTTCCTCCGGTTCCCAGGTGCTGTATCTGCAACGAAAACCAACGAAAACGGCATGCCTGAAGAGAACACGGTCTTAAAAGTGTGTCATCCAAGTTTTCGTTTAAATCGCAAGTAAACGTTACAGATGAACCAGAAATCAAACAGGCAACCTGTGAATTTTTAAGAGTTTCCACGAATTAGCGCCGTTGCTAACCTTCTGCTTGGCCTTAAAATGCCAGCTAACGTTTTAGCACCGAGCACCGAGGAGCCCGttaggcagcagcagcagcgcacGGCGCTCGGGCACTGACCTGCTAGCATTCGGCTCGGTAGCAGCaaactaacgttagctagcaTTGAGCACTTGTAACTATCGGCGCAACGGGgaggaaaacagagagacagctCACTTTTGAGACCAGCCTTTCCACTTCACCAGATACTCCATTCGACCCTgcgggacagagagagagagaaagcgtgACAGCGGCTAAAACACGGGCACTCAATTAGCAGACTAGCCGCGCTAGCTAGCTAGCCTTCAACGTTTAACTTGCCAAAAACCAACAGGACGCGAACAAATCTCCAGCTGCCCCTCTAACGACGGCAGAGCACTGTAACAAATTAAACAAGCCATACACCTACTCTTCTTATGCGTCGCTTGATGATGGATTCGGCCGCAAAGACCCGCTCCCCGACCGCAGACAGCTCCATGTTTACTTCTGTCCCACAGCGCGTTTTTTTCTGCCACAACCTCTGTCCGTATAATCCACGGCAGCCCATAATACTCGGCCGCGGAGACGTCATCACGTTCTAAACTGTTGCCATGCGACCGGAGTCGGTgggaacgtgttttgttgaGGCCATTGGTCGAGCCGTTGCTACGCGAATGTAGTTGCTAAGGAGGGGCGGAGCCAAGCTGTCTTTTCGAGGAAGTGACGAAGCCGACGACAAGAGCCtgaggagagagacacagagggagggagagagagaatgacagagaaagaaagagagagagaaagaatgagagagagaatgagatagagagagaaagaatgagagagagagaatgaaagagagagagagaatgagagagagggagagaatgagagagaattagagagagagagagagaatgagagagagggagagaatgagagagagagaattagagagagagagagaatgagagagagagagagaattagagagagaatgagaaagagagagaatgagagagagaatgagagagagaaagagaaagaatgagagagagagaatg
This window harbors:
- the cbx8a gene encoding chromobox protein homolog 8a codes for the protein MELSAVGERVFAAESIIKRRIRRGRMEYLVKWKGWSQKYSTWEPEENILDERLFAAFEERERERELYGPKKRGPKPETFLLKAKAKASAKNYEFRREMSREIRVSFPVAEPVVTPRAREGLRTVVPTIFPPSTVNRGESVRVRPPEPERKARPVQGPVDFFNVPKKRGPKPKLRFPVSAGGCASHESFHRRADERFSLSHAKMGETSAYGLMQLTQQFRSGDVHRHLSRNSLYRSSDPADDDDALSPEPLDVEEEAGESWSPCLRNMEKVIVTDITSNSLTVTIKESSTDKGFFREKR